In Oryza brachyantha chromosome 1, ObraRS2, whole genome shotgun sequence, the following are encoded in one genomic region:
- the LOC102717397 gene encoding katanin p60 ATPase-containing subunit A-like 2: MSGGDDEPSITRWTFEDFELHYEARLGIRREPKGDEDGDGSDHIGPLGSGSVTSSRPAAVRANGGADLAVFEQYERLERKVELRNGAIDAGPPQKSLLPSFESAEMRNLAETLLRDIIHGSPDVKWESIKGLENAKRLLKEAVVMPIKYPKYFTGLLSPWKGILLFGPPGTGKTMLAKAVATECKTTFFNISASSIVSKWRGDSEKLVKVLFELARHHAPSTIFLDEIDAIISQRGEARSEHEASRRLKTELLIQMDGLTKTDDLVFVLAATNLPWELDAAMLRRLEKRILVPLPEPEARHGMFEELLPSIPGTIKIPYDVLVEKTEGYSGSDIRLVCKEAAMQPLRRLMAVLEGRQEEVPEDELPEVGPVTTEDIELALKNTRPSAHLHVHRYEKFNQDYGSHVLS, encoded by the exons AtgtccggcggcgacgacgagccgtCCATTACCCGATGGACCTTCGAG GACTTCGAGCTCCACTACGAGGCTCGCCTCGGCATCCGCCGCGAGCCCAAGGGGGAtgaagacggcgacggctccgATCACATCGGGCCGCTTGGATCCGGCTCCGTGACAAGCTCCCGCCCCGCCGCGGTGCGCGCCAACGGCGGGGCCGACCTGGCCGTCTTCGAGCAGTACGAGCGGCTG GAGAGGAAGGTGGAGCTGCGGAATGGAGCAATTGATGCTGGGCCTCC GCAGAAATCTCTACTTCCTTCTTTTGAATCTGCAGAAATGCGCAACTTAGCTGAGACATTGTTGAG GGATATAATTCATGGAAGTCCAGATGTCAAATGGGAAAGCATTAAAGGTTTGGAGAATGCGAAGCGTCTTCTGAAAGAAGCAGTTGTGATGCCTATAAAATACCCCAA GTACTTCACAGGTCTGTTATCACCTTGGAAAGGTATATTACTTTTTGGTCCACCAGGAACAGGAAAG aCAATGCTAGCAAAAGCTGTGGCTACTGAGTGCAAAACCACCTTCTTCAATATTTCAGCCTCATCAATTGTCAGCAAGTGGCGTG GTGACTCGGAGAAACTAGTGAAAGTCTTATTTGAGCTTGCAAGGCATCATGCACCATCCACCATTTTTCTTGATGAGATTGATGCTATTATTAGCCAACGTGGCGAAGCTCGTAGTGAACATGAAGCCAGTCGGCGATTGAAGACTGAACTACTAATACAG ATGGATGGGTTAACTAAGACAGATGATCTTGTTTTTGTTCTGGCCGCCACAAATTTGCCATGGGAATTGGATGCAGCAATGTTGCGTCGTTTGGAGAAACGT ATTCTTGTGCCTTTACCAGAACCAGAAGCTAGACATGGTATGTTTGAAGAGCTCTTACCATCTATTCCTGGCACAATCAAGATTCCATATGATGTTCTTGTGGAGAAAACTGAAGGATATTCAGGCTCTGATATACGCCTCGTGTGCAAGGAGGCCGCAATGCAACCCCTTAGAAGGTTAATGGCGGTTCTTGAAGGAAGGCAAGAAGAAGTACCTGAGGATG AGTTGCCTGAAGTTGGTCCAGTAACGACAGAAGATATTGAGCTTGCATTGAAGAATACGCGGCCGTCTGCTCATCTTCATGTACATAGATACGAAAAATTCAATCAA